In Nocardioides sp. InS609-2, a single genomic region encodes these proteins:
- the typA gene encoding translational GTPase TypA yields the protein MSGTTTRSDLRNVAIVAHVDHGKTTLVDAMLRQAGAFTAHQAESVAERVMDSGDLEREKGITILAKNTAVHYAGPAGGGKPMVINIIDTPGHADFGGEVERGLSMVDGIVLLVDASEGPLPQTRFVLRKALNADMPVILVVNKTDRSDARIAEVVDETYELFMDLLDESHSQDALDFPVVYASGRAGIASLVAPEDGTMPEGSDLEPLFKTILETIPAPVYTEGAPLQAHVTNLDASPFLGRLALVRVHEGTLNKGQTVAWMRRDGSVKNVKITELLVTEGLERQPGQSAGPGDIVAVAGIPEITIGETLADAENPVALPLIHVDEPAISMTIGTNTSPLVGRTKGGKVTARLVKDRLDAELVGNVSLRILPTERPDAWEVQGRGELALAILVEQMRREGFELTVGKPQVVTKEVDGKVHEPFERLTIDAPEEYLGTITELLASRKGRMESMTNHGTGWVRMEFLVPARGLIGFRTEFLTDTRGTGIAHGISEGYEPWAGEIRSRTNGSLVADRKGAATAYAMTNLQERGIMFLEPTTEVYEGMIIGENSRADDMDVNITKEKQQTNIRSATSDNFEKLIPPRHLSLEQSLEFCRDDECVEVTPDAVRIRKVVLDAHARAKTASHARKANK from the coding sequence ATGTCTGGAACCACAACTCGCAGCGATCTGCGCAATGTCGCGATCGTCGCCCACGTCGACCACGGCAAGACGACGCTGGTCGACGCGATGCTGCGCCAGGCCGGTGCCTTCACGGCCCACCAGGCCGAGAGCGTCGCCGAGCGGGTCATGGACTCCGGTGACCTCGAGCGCGAGAAGGGCATCACGATCCTCGCGAAGAACACCGCGGTGCACTACGCCGGTCCGGCCGGTGGCGGCAAGCCGATGGTCATCAACATCATCGACACCCCCGGCCACGCCGACTTCGGTGGCGAGGTCGAGCGCGGCCTGTCGATGGTCGACGGCATCGTGCTGCTCGTGGACGCATCCGAGGGTCCGCTCCCCCAGACCCGCTTCGTGCTCCGCAAGGCGCTCAACGCCGACATGCCGGTGATCCTGGTCGTCAACAAGACCGACCGCAGCGACGCCCGCATCGCCGAGGTCGTCGACGAGACCTACGAGTTGTTCATGGACCTCCTCGACGAGAGCCACAGCCAGGACGCCCTCGACTTCCCCGTCGTCTACGCGTCGGGCCGCGCCGGCATCGCCAGCCTGGTGGCGCCCGAGGACGGCACCATGCCCGAGGGCAGCGACCTCGAGCCGCTGTTCAAGACGATCCTCGAGACCATCCCGGCCCCCGTCTACACCGAGGGCGCGCCGCTGCAGGCCCACGTCACCAACCTCGACGCCTCCCCGTTCCTCGGCCGGCTCGCGCTGGTCCGCGTCCACGAGGGCACCCTCAACAAGGGCCAGACCGTCGCCTGGATGCGCCGCGACGGCTCGGTGAAGAACGTCAAGATCACCGAGCTCCTCGTCACCGAGGGCCTTGAGCGTCAGCCAGGCCAGAGCGCTGGTCCCGGTGACATCGTCGCCGTCGCCGGCATCCCCGAGATCACCATCGGCGAGACCCTGGCCGACGCCGAGAACCCCGTCGCGCTGCCGCTCATCCACGTCGACGAGCCCGCGATCTCGATGACGATCGGCACCAACACGTCGCCGCTCGTCGGCCGCACCAAGGGCGGCAAGGTCACGGCTCGCCTCGTGAAGGACCGTCTCGACGCCGAGCTGGTCGGCAACGTGTCGCTACGCATCCTCCCCACCGAGCGCCCCGACGCGTGGGAGGTGCAGGGCCGCGGCGAGCTGGCGCTGGCCATCCTCGTCGAGCAGATGCGACGCGAGGGCTTCGAGCTCACCGTCGGGAAGCCGCAGGTGGTCACCAAGGAGGTCGACGGCAAGGTGCACGAGCCGTTCGAGCGCCTCACCATCGACGCGCCCGAGGAGTACCTCGGCACGATCACCGAGCTGCTCGCGTCCCGCAAGGGCCGCATGGAGTCGATGACCAACCACGGCACGGGCTGGGTGCGCATGGAGTTCCTGGTGCCGGCGCGTGGCCTGATCGGCTTCCGCACCGAGTTCCTCACCGACACCCGCGGCACCGGCATCGCGCACGGCATCTCCGAGGGCTACGAGCCCTGGGCCGGCGAGATCCGCTCGCGCACCAACGGCTCGCTCGTCGCCGACCGCAAGGGTGCGGCGACGGCGTACGCCATGACCAACCTGCAGGAACGCGGCATCATGTTCCTCGAGCCCACGACCGAGGTCTACGAGGGCATGATCATCGGCGAGAACTCCCGCGCCGACGACATGGACGTCAACATCACCAAGGAGAAGCAGCAGACCAACATCCGGTCCGCCACCTCCGACAACTTCGAGAAGCTGATCCCGCCGCGCCACCTGTCGCTCGAGCAGTCCCTGGAGTTCTGCCGTGACGACGAGTGCGTCGAGGTCACCCCCGACGCGGTCCGCATCCGCAAGGTCGTGCTCGACGCGCACGCCCGCGCCAAGACCGCGTCCCATGCCCGCAAGGCCAACAAGTGA
- a CDS encoding DUF3817 domain-containing protein, translating to MTPRVLFRRVAIAEAITWALLLVGMFLKYVTETTELGVRVFGMVHGVVFVAYCLVTLVAWVDQRWTPGRGMLGLMAAVPPFATIAFDVYAERHGMLSTDWRLVSTSPASLPERAVSWLLRNPARGALAGLAAVVVLTGAALLVGPPA from the coding sequence GTGACCCCACGGGTCCTGTTCCGCCGGGTCGCGATCGCCGAGGCCATCACCTGGGCGCTGCTGCTCGTCGGCATGTTCCTGAAGTACGTCACCGAGACCACCGAGCTCGGCGTACGCGTCTTCGGCATGGTGCACGGGGTCGTGTTCGTCGCCTACTGCCTGGTGACGCTGGTCGCCTGGGTCGACCAGCGCTGGACGCCCGGGCGCGGCATGCTCGGGCTCATGGCCGCAGTCCCGCCGTTCGCCACCATCGCCTTCGACGTGTACGCCGAGAGGCACGGCATGCTGTCGACCGACTGGCGCCTGGTGTCCACCTCACCGGCGTCGCTCCCCGAGCGCGCAGTGTCGTGGCTGCTCCGCAACCCCGCGCGCGGCGCGCTCGCCGGCCTGGCCGCTGTCGTCGTACTCACCGGTGCAGCCCTGCTCGTCGGCCCTCCTGCCTGA